A part of Aegilops tauschii subsp. strangulata cultivar AL8/78 chromosome 2, Aet v6.0, whole genome shotgun sequence genomic DNA contains:
- the LOC109734896 gene encoding uncharacterized protein — MAGGPLGFWNDWASQIGVLLSLCFQVMLHIFANIRRHKDGSNWLRFPLWVAYQLSDSTATYAAGQLLFSGATKDHHLIAFWVPFLLLHLGGPDNITAYALEDSKLWGRHLLSLLVQVLGAGYVLYKHIVGSGTFLMVAAILISVVGAAKYGERTWALRSAKFSSLRSSLKVRSHDIHHQQFYTEYQDWYNDDELVLQHAHSLFHICKRGIVDCVIAVDDSDSQNEVDSQDSKIIQGFSKDRQHMWRVMEMELSLMYDILYTKAGAVHTWVGYCIRVISPPAIATSLVLFQLSSKDDYSLVDVAITYTLLGGALFLETKSLLVALGSSWVFAFLCTTQWDWLRHSALCAGRWHRLRHTLFSLRRSWPGKMIMTVSSRRWSGTMGQRNMLRSCARQVDPMSQCLGNLSKMLSLGEWWDRRQLWTIDVPEKVKKYAWSNVTSIDMNTMGLLRTGWGKMALDEEQYPGLLKELNVFHGVDFHESVISWHIATDLILAATEGHHVSDDDVELVSVLSNYMMFLLVDYPGMLPGLPQNWLYEQTCKQLEKISSKHVAGSRGNNICTVLKNLFRPHHHRGWKPSELEKEIAIDILKELEDPNFNNPRLSYARTIANTLLRRKENKVQMLQRLWLDFLFYAANRCNREEHARKLGSGGELLTVVWLYQEHLHQVKQDRKKRQSPV; from the coding sequence ATGGCTGGAGGGCCGTTGGGCTTCTGGAATGACTGGGCGTCGCAGATCGGGGTTCTCTTGAGCCTCTGCTTCCAGGTCATGCTCCATATCTTTGCCAACATCCGTCGGCATAAAGACGGCTCAAATTGGCTGAGGTTCCCCCTCTGGGTGGCGTACCAGCTGTCCGACTCCACTGCGACATACGCCGCCGGCCAGCTCCTCTTCAGCGGCGCAACAAAAGACCACCACCTCATCGCCTTCTGGGTGCCGTTCCTCCTACTGCACCTCGGCGGCCCGGATAACATCACCGCCTACGCCCTTGAGGATAGCAAGCTCTGGGGGCGCCACCTGCTAAGCCTTCTGGTCCAGGTCCTGGGTGCTGGATATGTCCTATACAAGCATATTGTCGGCAGCGGGACCTTCCTCATGGTGGCTGCCATCTTGATATCTGTTGTCGGTGCTGCAAAGTATGGGGAGAGGACATGGGCGCTCCGGTCCGCCAAGTTCAGCAGCCTCCGGAGCTCTCTCAAGGTACGGTCACATGACATACATCACCAGCAATTTTACACTGAGTATCAAGACTGGTACAACGATGACGAACTAGTCCTGCAGCATGCTCACTCCCTGTTTCATATCTGCAAGCGTGGGATAGTTGATTGCGTGATTGCGGTGGATGACTCAGATAGCCAGAATGAGGTGGATTCTCAGGATAGCAAAATAATCCAGGGCTTTTCGAAAGACCGTCAACACATGTGGAGGGTGATGGAGATGGAGCTCTCCCTCATGTATGATATCCTGTACACAAAGGCAGGCGCAGTCCACACTTGGGTTGGCTACTGCATCCGTGTCATCTCGCCGCCCGCCATTGCCACCTCTCTCGTGTTGTTCCAGTTGAGCAGCAAAGATGATTACAGCCTAGTTGATGTTGCCATCACGTACACCTTGTTGGGTGGCGCCTTGTTCCTGGAGACGAAATCGCTCCTTGTCGCACTAGGGTCAAGCTGGGTCTTTGCCTTCTTGTGTACCACACAATGGGATTGGCTCCGGCATTCTGCTCTGTGTGCTGGAAGATGGCATCGGCTTCGGCACACACTTTTTTCTCTTCGCCGGTCTTGGCCTGGCAAGATGATCATGACAGTAAGCTCGAGGAGGTGGTCAGGCACCATGGGGCAGCGCAACATGCTGCGGTCTTGTGCCAGACAGGTGGATCCGATGAGTCAATGCCTAGGCAATCTGTCCAAGATGCTGAGCCTTGGTGAGTGGTGGGACAGGAGGCAGTTGTGGACCATTGATGTCCCGGAGAAGGTCAAGAAGTATGCATGGAGTAATGTCACATCAATTGATATGAACACAATGGGCTTGCTCAGGACTGGATGGGGCAAAATGGCACTGGATGAAGAGCAGTACCCTGGGCTGTTGAAGGAGTTGAATGTCTTTCATGGAGTTGACTTCCATGAGAGCGTCATCAGCTGGCACATCGCCACCGACTTGATCCTTGCTGCAACAGAGGGCCATCACGTGTCTGATGATGATGTGGAGCTAGTCAGCGTACTGTCCAACTACATGATGTTCCTCCTCGTGGACTACCCCGGCATGCTACCAGGCCTTCCCCAAAACTGGTTGTACGAGCAAACCTGCAAACAACTGGAGAAGATAAGCAGTAAACACGTTGCTGGTTCTCGTGGCAACAACATCTGCACTGTGCTGAAGAACTTGTTCCGACCACACCATCACCGTGGCTGGAAACCTTCTGAGCTTGAGAAGGAGATCGCCATTGACATACTGAAAGAGCTGGAAGACCCCAACTTCAATAATCCTAGGCTCAGTTATGCACGCACTATTGCGAATACACTGCTTCGTAGAAAGGAAAATAAGGTTCAGATGCTGCAAAGGCTGTGGTTGGACTTCCTGTTCTACGCAGCCAACCGGTGCAACAGGGAGGAGCATGCGAGGAAGCTTGGCAGCGGCGGTGAGTTGCTGACCGTCGTGTGGCTTTATCAAGAACACCTCCACCAAGTAAAACAGGACAGGAAAAAGAGGCAGAGCCCTGTGTAA